ctatgtatgtatgtatgtatgtatatatatatatatatatatatatatatatatatatatatacatatatatatatatatatatatatacatatatatatatatatatatatatatatatatatatatatatatatgtgtgtgtgtgtgtgtgtatgtatgcttacaTATTCATGTTAAATTAACCGTATCTAGTTGAAAGTATCTTATCTTTTTCTATATTTCAAATGCATTTGTAATAATCTACTCTACAAGTCAAGGCCCTCAACGTCTTATCCCATTTGAATTCGTATCCATCTTAAGCAATAAGATAATTGCATAACATTACGAGTAATGATACGATTACTCACAACAACCGGGTAACCCTACGGCAGTAAGTGAATAGTTCACATCAGTGCATTTACCTTTGCCAGGTAAACCAACGAGCGTAATGAACATGACGCAAATTACATTTATGTTTACGTCAGACGACCTATAAAAAAATAGTTTCTCAACTTTGGGATATTACCCAGGCTAATGGTTGTATGAGTTGGAGAAACTTTCGTAAACTTATTTCCCAGAATACAGAATATTAAAGATTGAATATATCGGTAAAGATTATattatctccccaatataataaagaggaagtgtctgcatatatatatatatatatatatatatatatatatatatatatatatatatatacagtatatatataaatatatatatatatatatatatatatatatatatatatatatatacagtatatatataaatatatatatatatatatatatatatatatatatatatatatatatatatatatatatatatactgtatatatatatatatatatatatatatatatatacacagtatatatatatatatatatatttatatatatactgtatatatatatatatatatatatatatatatattatatatatatatatatatatatatatatatatgtatgtatgtatgcatgtatgtagaagagaagatggatgaggcagaaatgagaatgttgagatgggtgtgtggggtgacaagaagagataagatacggaatgaggtaattaggggtcccacaggagttagaaaactatcagataagatccaagaaagtagactgaggtggtatgatcatgtcataagaagagatgaacagaggtagatggaaaaagctgaccagaaacatcgactccacatatactgtatatatatatatatatatatatatatatatatatatatatatatatatatacatacatatatatatatatatatatatatatatatatatatatatacacacacacatatatatatgtataatgtatatatatacataaatatatatatatatatacatatatatatatatatatatatatatatacatatatatatatatatgtgtgtgtgtgtgtgtgtgtatttatgtttcttTCCTGTAACGCACAGGAATGAAGAGGAAATTAGTCACTTCCCGGTGAGAGGGGTAACCCCAAGAAGTATGATGGGAaaccaaactctcccacaaattaccgaaccaacgTGAAGTAGCTAGGGAAGGTGGAAcacgtgggaagggttgaatttataTTAATACTCTCcttaaaatagtttatatcaatagttaattactttttttgtagtttcctcgttttctttcctcacggggccattttccctgttggagccctagggcttatagcattctgctttttctactagagttgtagcttaacaagtaataataattgttgtGAGTGCGTGCgtttctttctaaatatttaaacgtcattaaATCTTAAGTCATACGTAATGGGTAAAAGAGTGAAAATACCTTATTTGTCATGccttttcttattatcttttagcAATGAAACATGTTATAAGCGATTCCTAATCACCCTTTTaagttcactgttaaaaatttgcaataaaaactggaaaaaatctggaataaacgttgccaggcatttaaagttttaaaaacagatatcttgacgtaaaggagagatattacggtcgGCATCCCgtgaaagatattaacaaagtagggttaaaattacggtcgcctgtattttactgaaaaacgacCGAGAACAATATAagttttaccgagaatttccgattaaaattacggttttttaacagtgttagCTACTCGTAATTACAGGTTGTTCTCACAAATGCTGACTTGTAATTGAAGTTATATCTTACTGACACAGTCTTAACTGCAATAGGATATATAAACGAATTAATGGCCAGTTACATGAAATTACATGAAAACATATAACCTTCAAGAAGTTAGGATTGATAGTTCTAGTTTTAAGAAATGACAACAACTCTTTTCTGAGatgtttatttctataaaaaaaaaaaaaaaaaaaaaaaaaaaaaaataataatatattaccacTGCTGCGAATTAACCAAAcggatgtacagttggcttcattaattccggtacactacgTTAATTGGTAGTAGGTTGATTAGGGCACCAACTACCTGTTgaaatactatcactagagagttaatgggtcctttgactggccagatagtaatacattggacccatctctctggttacggttaatttttctttagccaCCAATGGAAAAATGAAGACTTTCGTTGTATTAGTGCagatacgcatgcatatatatatatatatatatatatatatatatatatatatatatatatatgtatatatatatgcatgcgacaCCTAATAGGATAATTGACCTTTTAAAACAATTACGGAAGACTATCAAAAGAGATCCTGTACGATAGATTCGatagaaatattaatttcacattattactatataattatattggattaaaaatgataatgattattattattattattactattattattattattattattattattattattattattattattatcattcgttgtctgcatcttttcccactttgatgccgacaaagaataataataataataataattataataataataataataataattatcattatcatttttaattcaatataattaaatagtaataatgggaaattaatttttctatcgaatatatgcaaataattatatatttacaggatCCCTTTTGATAGTCTTCTGCAATTGCTTTAAAAGGTCAATTATCCTATTAGGtgtcgcatgcatatatatatatatatatatatatatatatatatatacatatatatatatatatatatatatatatatacatatatatatgtatatatatatatatatgtatatatatatatatatatatatatacatatatatatatatgtatatatatatatgtatatttatatatatatatgtatatttatatgtatatatatatatgtatatttatatatatatatatgtgtgtgtgtgtgtgcgtgtgtttgtatgcatatatttcatagatatatgtgtgcgtaCCTGTACTAATACAACGAAAGTCTTAATTTTTCCATTCGTGGCAAAAGAAATTAGCCACGATTGGAAAAAATAAgacttaaaaaaataaacatacaaacacacgcacacacacacacacacacacacacatatatatatatatatatatatgtatatatatataaattatatatatacacatatataaataaatatatatatatatatatatatataatatatatatatatatatatatatatatatatatatatatataatttcctaagttaacaccgtcttccgtcTGGAGAGGAGGGAAAAATTTCCCGGAGACTTGTTGGAGTCGGTGACTCCAATAATGTCTCCATGtaactgaaaagtcttcagaatccttttaagactctttcatttttttcaaacaaatgctgatacgaacctctggATAGGTATGATTAGTTATGGCTACTATATTCGGTGTGTGTGAATATTATCGGACAATTTGTTAGAGGAAAATAAAACTTGCCTCAAAATGCAGATTCAGTTCTTCAAGAACAGAACCCAGCATGCGAGGATATGACATTACATCTTCAGGGACAGCTGCAAACTCTCCAAGAGTCTTTgttcttcaaatggttttcgtggcttctcccagaggcaccgcgttttggagactgtcgtgcagtcgcctctcaggatggcttcCTCGGTGGGTGACTGCAGTACTGTCCTTGGATTGGGGCCTATTGGAAAGCCCGTGCGAAACTACGTGGGTGTGAACTTGCATTGGGGCAAATTgaggcagaagctttgagattcaacgaccagttgaaaaCAAGATGGTTCGTTGGCAAACTTCTCCCCGAATTCGACATAGGAACAAGGGAGGAAATCCTTTCTCATGGTAACATGCCCATTTATATCggtttggctgctgctggcgcTATATTCGGTGGAATAATATGAGAAGGAGGGCTTAAgaaggacaactaaatgaattgagaaaAGTAATAGAAGAAATGCGTACAGAGAAAGAGACGCAAGAAAAACTCAAATCTCAAAAAGAGACtgagtatcaaaagctgaaaattgactgcgctgaaaaagatcttcagatgaaggaacaggagaagaaacggGAAATTATAAACATGGAAagggaagaaattaagaaaattcatcatgagaaaatagaaaaactgcaaaacgactgCTTCCAAAAGGATCTCCAGattaaggaacaggagaagaaacaggaaattcttaaaacggaaatgggggaaatggaagaatttaagaaaatccttaatgagaaaatagaaaaactggaaaaggacttcGCCGGacaagaccttcagatgaaggaacaggagaagaaacaggaaattcttaatACGAAAGTGAAAAAGCAAATAATGGAGGAAATTAAGGAACTCcataatgagaaaatataaaaactggaaaatgattgcgtccaaaaagatcttAAGATGaaggaacaagaaaataaactggaaattctaaaaactgaaaatgctcTTCTGCATCTCCATcgagctgaagcgaacgcagcctcCGGAAACCCTCTTGACACGGATATCATATTGGACTGTTGCCAAGCCACTgagaaaggtcttcaaggatgCAGAGCCTGCATGCTACGAGGGAAGCACCTTCTgaaacttggccttttcgacgctgccatgAATGACTTCGAAGCAGTGAGAACGGTAAAGGAATCCGAGGAATGGTTGAAATTCACAGAAGATGCTAAGGCGCTAAAGAAGAAATGGGAGAGCCAAAGCCTTTATGAGGTTTTGGGTGTGGGTCAGACTGCCACGAGGGCAGAAATTTTAAAAGCCTTCAAAGGCTTGGCCTTGAAGTTACATCCGGACAGACACGGGGACAAACCCAAATTCatacaggaggcattcgaggagaaTTTTAAAGAATTGGTTGATGCTAAAACTGTTCTGCGGATGAACAAATCAGAAAGGTATACGATGCAGAGCTTCAACCACCACGCTCAAGACAACGGGCAGGACAGAGGGACCAACGTCCTCGAAGGCAAAAGGGAACAGTGTTCAACGATATGTTCGACGCGTTGGGCAATTTTTTCGCATGTAAATCtttcctgaattaaaaaaaaaagatagaaaatctaaaaaaaaaaatataaaagtcactGTTTACAACACcgcgctctccatttactctaaaataatgcaatcctgcagttatcatcatcttgcacagtaattaggtggttatttaaattctgggaaagcaataattagcaatatatgttgaggaagggggaaggggttaaaaaagaaaacagcttggtttcctcactaaacttgttactgacatgtcaacatagtcaaccaaacagaatttgtgatgccagcgtacataaacagaagttcgtgatgccagcgtacatttgatatactgtatattcaaaatatacttaataaaaaatggagtgattactcaaaagtgtcactatttgtaaattgcatattttatggacacttttgagtaaattaatccaattttaattaagtatattttgaatatacagtatatcaaatgtacgctggcatcacgaacttctgtttatgtacgctggcatcacgaattctgtttggttgactatgctattttctttttacaaccccttcccccttcctcaacatatcttgctaattattgctttcccagaatttaaataaccacctaattactgtgcaagaagatgagaactgcaggattgcattattttggagtaaatggagagcgtggtgttgtaaacaattaccaatataaaaacaaaaatatccaaagaaaaaaaaaataaaacatgaaagcccccaaaaatgataaaatgattaaaaaaaaaaataagaattaaaaaaatacaaaaaatgcaTGTGGAAAATATTCTTAGAATAAGCTTCAGTAGAGTTTTGAggaaagtattagttttagtttacatttgtaagtaaaaaaaatttatgtaagaGCCACTAGAAGGATCAAGTAGACAGAATATGAGAGGAGCGGAAAGGgatggactatgaaagatggagagaaaggggatttttgttaagaggaaatatccaggaagtacttaagggaTGCTTGGCTCAACTACCCGGCTTGAAGGATGTGGAATAACCTAGAGGACTTGCTCTACAGAGGGAAAAACCTTGTCTTTTTCAAGTATGTTATGTTCCCTGGTGTAGTCGTacaagggcttcgtcaggtgaacaaacggtcagatatctagatttattcttttggatactaaccctcgggtggttctgatggaataatctagaagactggctatgcaaaGGGGATGaggcaaggttcttctagtatgcagtcaggtCCTTATATGAGAAccaaagaagcagcagcaacaagaggaggaggagagggaggcgAAGCCGCAGCACCAAAACCattgaaacacccccccccccaatccaaaaaaaaggagaaataaataaaaaacctgaaatccaaaaaaaaagaaaaaaaagaaacctacaaaatccaaaaaaaaaaaaaataaaaaaaaaaactgcagcaacaagaggaggagaagcaggaggagaggCTGCAGCAGCCAAAAattgaaaaatccaaaaaataaaaaataaaaataccaaaaactataaaatctacaaataaacaaataaaacctataaaatccaaaaaaatataaaaactacaaaatccaaaaaaagaagcAGCACCAAAAAAAATGAGGAGAAaccgcagcagagagagagagagagagagagagagagagagagagagagagagagagagagagagagagagagagagagagagagaaaaaaaaagttaataaaaaactaaaaaaaatatataaaaccaataaatccaaaaaaaatacataagaactacaaaatccaaaaacaagaaaaaatgaagcagcagcagcaataggAGGAGGAGAAACAGGATATGAAGCAGcaacaacaaaatatttaaaaaatcccccaccacaaataaaaaaaaactataaaatccaaaaaaaatctaaaaccaataaaatccaaaaaataaaaaaaaatgttccaaagagaaaaaaatagaagcaACAGCACCAAAACGAGAGGAGAAGCACCAgcacaaaaaaaaataagactataaaatctataaaaaatataaaatctatataatcgaaaaaaaatataaatactataaaatccaaaaaattaAGTAAGggcaacaagaggaggaggagaagtagcagcagaaaaaaaaataaatacataaataaacaatactatacaatccccccccccaaaatacCAGTAGAATCCCCCCAAAATATGAAAACTATGaaatctagaagaaaaaaaaaagaagcatctgcaacaagaggaggaggagaaacagcagcagcaaaaaataaagagaaaagggaacttttttttttgagaaggaaatatccttaaatggCTCAACTaccctgcatcattggataaaggacggtctcagttgggaggatcgagtggttggactaaggaatatGGGGAAAAACCGGTatttttcttttgagaaggaaataccCTTAGATGCAGTTGTACAAGCCTGGATCATTGGAAAAAAGacggtctcagttggaaggatagagtggttggactaaagaggatggagagaaaaaggaatttttttttttttttttttttttttgagaaggaaatatccttaaatgcagaggtacaagcctggatcattggataaaagacggtctcagttgggaggatcgagtagttggactaaggaggatgagaagaaaaataaacatttcttttttataaggaaaaatccttggatgcagagaTACAAGCCAGGATCATTGGATAAAagacggtctcagttgggaggatcgagtggttggactaaggaggatgagAAGAaaaatgaacaatttttttttataaggaaatatccttggatgcagaggtacaagcctgcatcattggataaaggacggtctcagttgggaggatcgagtggttggactacggaagatgaaaagaaaaatgaacttttttttttttgagaaggaaatatccttagatgcagaggttaCCACGAAGACAAATCCTTAAAGGAAGAAGTAAACTCCACATCCAAAGTGTGCACAGAAACATGCAAATATGAAAACGTACCAAGTGACGTTATAAAGAGTTTTGTTAAAATGCAAAAGtcatttcagattttatttcacttcaacaatttacataatttattttttacttttctcggcGAGTTCGATAAGTTCCTGTTTAAAACTCGCAACCGAAAATACAGTCTAATAGAGGAAAGGAATAACAAATAGAACAAAAATGTAAAGACAGAAAACTGAATAAAAAGATTTACGTGTAATAAAGGtgagaaaaggaatgaagaaacaAATGAGACCGAGCTTGGAATATGGGCAAAAGaaaatcactataaaaaaaaaacaatatatgtgGAACTATTCACAGGGAAAAGCTGAAgattttcaaataagaaatatgaaaactcATAAAACTAATGTAAAAAAGATTACACATGAATGGAATGAGGTAAATAGGTATAAAGTTTTGGTAGTTATAAAGGAACTGCAACGGAAAGGGGATTATAATGCCTCCAAaatacgcatgcatacacacacatatatacagtatatatatacacacatacatacatacatatatatatatatatatatatatatatatatatatatatatatatatatatatagatttcagaCCCTTTCACGTGTGTTTTTCTGCACCCGAACACTGCACAATGGGACGACATAATTATTTTAGTTAcgcataaatattataaaaacgGAGACACATTCCCGACTCCAGCCACACCTGGACTTGAGGCTGGAATTTCAACGGACCCTAGGCCAGGTACTTCAAGTGACGTCACTGCGCAAAAGACCTCATTACTGGTTAGCTGttgagtagaccttgtattctctcgatcttgcATCTGTCGGCGTGCATGCATATGCCAATTACTTTATGCACTACATTAGTAAAATCTAACATCAAATATTACAAATAATTTCTggtttaatcattcattatttaatgttt
The nucleotide sequence above comes from Palaemon carinicauda isolate YSFRI2023 chromosome 2, ASM3689809v2, whole genome shotgun sequence. Encoded proteins:
- the LOC137615862 gene encoding golgin subfamily A member 6-like protein 22, whose translation is MRTEKETQEKLKSQKETEYQKLKIDCAEKDLQMKEQEKKREIINMEREEIKKIHHEKIEKLQNDCFQKDLQIKEQEKKQEILKTEMGEMEEFKKILNEKIEKLEKDFAGQDLQMKEQEKKQEILNTKVKKQIMEEIKELHNEKI